A genomic region of bacterium contains the following coding sequences:
- a CDS encoding NifB/NifX family molybdenum-iron cluster-binding protein — protein MHFGHSEEFAFFDVEDGQIKQTQMLTPPPHAPGVIPKWVHEQGATIVIAGGMGQRAVSLFEQQGVHVVVGAPGHTPEEIVNAYLNGTLETGENVCDH, from the coding sequence ATGCACTTTGGGCACTCAGAGGAATTTGCCTTCTTTGATGTAGAGGATGGCCAGATTAAACAGACACAAATGCTTACCCCACCACCACATGCCCCGGGTGTTATCCCTAAATGGGTGCATGAGCAGGGGGCAACTATTGTTATTGCCGGAGGGATGGGACAGCGGGCAGTAAGCCTGTTTGAGCAACAAGGTGTGCATGTGGTCGTTGGTGCTCCAGGACATACACCAGAAGAAATTGTTAATGCCTATCTTAATGGCACACTTGAAACTGGTGAAAATGTGTGCGACCATTAA